One Hordeum vulgare subsp. vulgare chromosome 4H, MorexV3_pseudomolecules_assembly, whole genome shotgun sequence DNA window includes the following coding sequences:
- the LOC123447606 gene encoding very-long-chain aldehyde decarbonylase GL1-10-like isoform X1: MSPSSYSISTCSCCPPYDHFYCRHLAHRRRGRAPSPHMAWCPPDMHRPAPVTKSQSMEHKYVELPKKRHLNKSERAILFQMLPYATAAEAEAGLGRALTHAEAAWLGYSATVPDHLLYCHNVAILLLLYTIAPLPLALLELRARRAGPGEPLFSLQRLKLQPRACLSPAAILRCYLDTARVLLLTVGTLSLVSYPAVRAVGIRTGLPLPSPGEVAAQIAVYLLVEDYLGYWIHRLLHTRWGYDHIHRVHHEFTAPVGYAAPYAHWAEVLILGVPAFTGPAIVPCHMTTLWLWFVLRHLEAIDIHSGFNFPFNPTKLIPFYGGAEHHDYHHRVGGQSQSNFSSVFTFCDYLYGTDKGYKHHKASLAKS; this comes from the exons ATGTCACCTAGCTCCTACTCGATCAGCACAtgctcttgctgccctccttatgaTCACTTTTATTGCCGCCACCTAGCTCACCGTCGCCGTGGGCGTGCACCCTCACCGCACATGGCGTGGTGCCCACCGGACATGCACAGACCAGCGCCTGTTACGAAATCTCAATCCATGGAACACAAATACGTTGAGCTACCAAAGAAACGGCATCTGAACAAGAGCGAGCGTGCCATTCTCTTCCAGATGCTGCCTTACgcgacggcggcggaggcggaggcggggcTGGGGCGCGCCCTGACGCACGCCGAGGCGGCATGGCTCGGCTACTCGGCGACCGTCCCCGACCAcctcctctactgccacaacgtcgccatcctcctcctcctctacacCATCGCGCCGCTCCCGCTCGCGCTGCTCGAGCTCCGAGCCCGCCGCGCCGGTCCGGGGGAGCCACTGTTCTCCTTGCAGCGGCTCAAGCTGCAGCCACGGGCTTGCCTCTCGCCGGCGGCCATCCTGCGCTGCTACCTCGACACggcgcgcgtcctgctgctcaccgTCGGCACGCTGAGCCTCGTCTCCTATCCGGCCGTCAGGGCGGTCGGCATCCGGACGGGGCTGCCGCTGCCGTCGccgggggaggtggcggcgcagatTGCGGTGTACCTGCTGGTGGAGGACTACCTCGGCTACTGGATCCACCGGCTGCTCCACACGAGGTGGGGCTACGACCACATCCACCGCGTCCACCACGAGTTCACGGCGCCCGTGGGCTACGCCGCGCCCTATGCGCACTGGGCAGAGGTGCTCATCCTCGGCGTCCCCGCCTTCACTGGCCCCGCCATTGTGCCCTGCCACATGACCACCTTATGGCTCTGGTTCGTACTGCGCCACCTCGAGGCCATAGACATCCACAGCGG GTTCAACTTCCCATTCAACCCGACAAAGCTTATCCCGTTCTACGGAGGGGCAGAACACCATGACTACCATCACCGTGTAGGAGGGCAGAGCCAGAGCAACTTCTCTTCTGTTTTCACCTTCTGTGACTACTTGTATGGAACAGATAAA GGGTACAAACACCACAAGGCAAGCCTAGCAAAG agctga
- the LOC123447608 gene encoding xyloglucan endotransglucosylase/hydrolase protein 31-like, whose translation MAMMQIRRPHDAISHLMVIVVGAVILLQGEAQPSPGYYPSSKVSSTPFSQWYSTLWGPQHQSLSPDQTALTLWMDRSSGSGFKSKRSYRNGYFGVSMKVQPGYTAGVNTAFYLSNNEVYPGYHDEIDVELLGTVPGEPYTLQTNVYVRGTGDAHPIVGREMRFHLWFDPAAAFHHYAVLWNPDEIVFLVDDVPVRRYQKKVEATFPEREMWAYGSVWDASDWATDGGRYRSDYRYQPFVSGFKDFKVAGCEVGAPASCRPVPAGPGGGLSAQQSAAMSWAQQRAMVYYYCQDGSKDRSNYPEC comes from the exons ATGGCGATGATGCAGATTAGGCGGCCGCATGATGCCATCTCACATCTCATGGTGATCGTAGTAGGAGCTGTGATACTGCTGCAAGGTGAGGCGCAGCCATCCCCTGGGTACTACCCGAGCTCCAAGGTGAGCTCAACGCCATTCTCGCAGTGGTACAGCACCCTGTGGGGGCCGCAGCACCAGTCTCTGTCGCCGGACCAGACCGCCCTCACCCTCTGGATGGACCGCAGCTCAG GCAGCGGGTTCAAGTCGAAGCGGTCGTACCGGAACGGCTACTTCGGCGTCTCCATGAAGGTCCAGCCCGGCTACACCGCCGGCGTCAACACCGCCTTCTAC CTGTCGAACAACGAGGTGTACCCGGGGTACCACGACGAGATCGACGTGGAGCTGCTGGGCACGGTGCCCGGCGAGCCCTACACGCTGCAGACCAACGTGTACGTCCGGGGCACGGGGGACGCCCACCCCATCGTCGGCCGGGAGATGCGGTTCCACCTCTGGTTCGACCCGGCCGCGGCGTTCCACCACTACGCCGTGCTCTGGAACCCCGACGAGATCGTCTTCCTCGTCGACGACGTGCCGGTGCGCCGATACCAAAAGAAGGTGGAGGCCACGTTCCCGGAGCGGGAGATGTGGGCGTACGGCTCCGTCTGGGACGCCTCCGACTGGGCCACCGACGGCGGCCGCTACAGGTCCGACTACCGCTACCAGCCCTTCGTGTCCGGGTTCAAGGACTTCAAggtcgccggctgcgaggtcggcGCGCCGGCGTCGTGCCGCCCCGTGCCGGCGGGGCCCGGAGGCGGGCTGAGCGCGCAGCAGAGCGCCGCCATGAGCTGGGCGCAGCAGAGGGCCATGGTCTACTACTACTGCCAGGATGGATCCAAGGACCGCTCCAACTACCCAGAGTGCTAG
- the LOC123447606 gene encoding very-long-chain aldehyde decarbonylase GL1-10-like isoform X2 has translation MSPSSYSISTCSCCPPYDHFYCRHLAHRRRGRAPSPHMAWCPPDMHRPAPVTKSQSMEHKYVELPKKRHLNKSERAILFQMLPYATAAEAEAGLGRALTHAEAAWLGYSATVPDHLLYCHNVAILLLLYTIAPLPLALLELRARRAGPGEPLFSLQRLKLQPRACLSPAAILRCYLDTARVLLLTVGTLSLVSYPAVRAVGIRTGLPLPSPGEVAAQIAVYLLVEDYLGYWIHRLLHTRWGYDHIHRVHHEFTAPVGYAAPYAHWAEVLILGVPAFTGPAIVPCHMTTLWLWFVLRHLEAIDIHSG, from the coding sequence ATGTCACCTAGCTCCTACTCGATCAGCACAtgctcttgctgccctccttatgaTCACTTTTATTGCCGCCACCTAGCTCACCGTCGCCGTGGGCGTGCACCCTCACCGCACATGGCGTGGTGCCCACCGGACATGCACAGACCAGCGCCTGTTACGAAATCTCAATCCATGGAACACAAATACGTTGAGCTACCAAAGAAACGGCATCTGAACAAGAGCGAGCGTGCCATTCTCTTCCAGATGCTGCCTTACgcgacggcggcggaggcggaggcggggcTGGGGCGCGCCCTGACGCACGCCGAGGCGGCATGGCTCGGCTACTCGGCGACCGTCCCCGACCAcctcctctactgccacaacgtcgccatcctcctcctcctctacacCATCGCGCCGCTCCCGCTCGCGCTGCTCGAGCTCCGAGCCCGCCGCGCCGGTCCGGGGGAGCCACTGTTCTCCTTGCAGCGGCTCAAGCTGCAGCCACGGGCTTGCCTCTCGCCGGCGGCCATCCTGCGCTGCTACCTCGACACggcgcgcgtcctgctgctcaccgTCGGCACGCTGAGCCTCGTCTCCTATCCGGCCGTCAGGGCGGTCGGCATCCGGACGGGGCTGCCGCTGCCGTCGccgggggaggtggcggcgcagatTGCGGTGTACCTGCTGGTGGAGGACTACCTCGGCTACTGGATCCACCGGCTGCTCCACACGAGGTGGGGCTACGACCACATCCACCGCGTCCACCACGAGTTCACGGCGCCCGTGGGCTACGCCGCGCCCTATGCGCACTGGGCAGAGGTGCTCATCCTCGGCGTCCCCGCCTTCACTGGCCCCGCCATTGTGCCCTGCCACATGACCACCTTATGGCTCTGGTTCGTACTGCGCCACCTCGAGGCCATAGACATCCACAGCGGGTAA